Part of the Bacillota bacterium genome, GATCCCCTGTCCATATACCCTGTTTCAGGAGCACCCATCCAGGCATCGGGGTTGTAAAAATAGTTGATAGCAAACACTATCCACATTACCGCCTGGAATGCAACCCAGATAATTATGACTCTTCTGTACACGTTAGCCCGGTACAAACCCAGTATCCTGTCCTTGATTGTTTTCAAGTTTCATCCGCTCCTTTTGAAATCATCCCCGATCCACCATCAGGAACCTGGCAAATCAAAACCATCCGTGCAGGGCAGACCCCATGATTATACATATCAAGAAAGAAAACAATCAACAAGATAAAAATGGGTGTATTCTGCCAATGGGGATGTAGGCAGCCCGGCTAGCAGGAGCAAGGTATAATTCATTCCATACCCCGGTACCTGTCAGGTCCCGAATATGACGGATTGGCACGGCCAGATTATTGACACTCCGCACAAATATTTGTTATTCTTGATCTGGTCAGAAAATATACTATCGGGAGGTTCACAATGTCAACAAAAATAAATCAAATATTGGCCAAACTTACCCTGGAAGAGAAAGCCGCTCTGTGCTCGGGAATAAATAACTGGGAGACTACCCCGATAAAAAGGCTGGAAATACCCGCCGTGATGGTGGCTGATGGCCCCCACGGCCTTCGCAAAGAGGTCGAATCGGCAGCCGTCACCAATGTATTCAAAGACACCGTTCCGGCAACCTGTTTCCCTCCCGCGGTTACCCTGGCCAGCACCTGGGATACCGATCTGGCCCGGGAGGTTGGCAATGCCATTGCTTCTGAAAGCCTTGATCAGGGGGTATCAACAGTACTTGGACCGGGGATAAACATCAAAAGAAGCCCCCTGTGCGGACGCAACTTCGAATATTTCAGCGAGGATCCCTACCTCACCGGTGAACTGGCTGCCGCCTACATCCAGGGGGTGCAGGAAAACGGTATCGGCACGTCGTTGAAACATTATGCCGTCAACTCGCAGGAATACCGCAGATTGACCATCAGCGCCGAAGTTGACGAACGGGCCCTGAGGGAAATCTATCTCAAAGCCTTCGAGATAGCCGTCAAGAAGTCACAGCCCTACACCATCATGTGCAGTTACAACCTCATCAACGGGGTACATGCCAGTGACAACCGGAAATTGCTGGGGGATATATTGAGGAAGGAATGGGGATTTGAAGGCATGGTCGTCTCCGACTGGGGTGCGGTCAATGACCGGGTCAAAGGCATCGTGGCCGGACTGGACCTGGAGATGCCTTCATCCAATGGTATCCTGGACCGGGAAATCATCGAAGCAGTCAGATCGGGGCGCCTGGATGTCAAGGACCTCGATATTGTCGTTGGAAGAATTCTGCAATTTGTATTCAGATGTGCCTCCACCAGGGAAAAAACGGCCACATTCAAAGCGGATTACGATAAAAACCATCTTCTGGCCCGGAAAGCCGCTGCAAGCGGTGCTGTCCTGCTCAAAAATGAAGACGGCATCTTGCCTTTTCCGGATGGTGCAGACCTGGCCGTGATCGGTCAGTTGGCCCGAAATCCCCGCTACCAGGGCAGCGGAAGCAGCAGGATAAACCCCAGAAAACTGGTCAGTTTCTGCGACCATATGGACGCGCTCAATGCTCGTTTTTCCTACGCCCCGGGATATACCCTGCAGGGAGATGGATATGACAAAAAATACATCGACGATGCCGTTGCACTGGCCAGGAACAAAGAATACGTTCTCGTCTTCATTGGTTTGACCGATGAATATGAATCCGAAAGTTTTGACCGTACCCATCTGGAGATGCCCCGGGGCCATAATGAACTTGTCCGCAAACTATGTGAAGTGTCGGACCGCGTGGTCGTTGCTCTGAATTGCGGTTCACCGGTGAATATGCCCTGGCTGGACAGGGTGGCTGCCGTTCTCAATCTCTATCTGGGTGGGGAAGCAGGAGGGGAAGCAGCCCATGATCTGCTCTTCGGGATGGTCAACCCTTCCGGGAAACTGGCTGAAACATTTCCTCTGCGCCTGGAAGATGGGCTTTCTTCCGGATATTTTGGCATGGGGCCCAGGAGAATTGAATACAGAGAGAGTATTTTTGTAGGGTACAGGGATTACGATACCGGAAAAAAAGAAGTCCTCTTCCCCTTCGGTTACGGTCTTTCCTACACGAATTTTTCCTATGCGAATCTTGAACTCGGCGCCGATAAAATCAACGAAAACGATACCTTGACCGTCAGTTTTGAACTGAAAAACACGGGCAAACATGATGGCGCGGAGGTAGCCCAGATCTACATCCGCGATACTGATTCCACCGTTTTCAAAGCCGATAAAGAACTCAAAGGTTTCAAGAAGGTATTTTTGAAAAAGGGTGAAACCCGAACGGCCACCATTGATCTGGACAGGGATGCTTTCGCTTTTTACAATACAAAGATCGGCGATTGGTGTGTGGAAAGTGGCGACTACGAGATCCTGGTCGGTTCATCTTCCAGGGATATACGGCTGCAAGCAACCGTCAAGATAGATGCCGTCAAAAAGGAAATGCCCGACCTGAGACACATCACCCCTTTCTATTACGATTTTCATGGTGCAGTGGAGGTCCCGTTGAAACAATTTGAAGCCCTGATCGGCAGGGAAATGCCACCCGATACCCCCGTGAAAAGAGGGGAGGTCGACTTCAACAGCACCATTGGCGATATCGGTATCACCATCTTTGGAAAGATCTTCAAATGGGCCATCCACAGATTCTCCACCATAGTGTTGCCCAAAGATGCCGAGGAATTTGAAAAGATCATGGTCAGAAAGGGTGCCATGTCCCTTCCCTTGCGCAGTATCTTCGCCATGACAGACGGAGCCGTAACCTACGATGCCACCCGGGGGCTTCTTGTGGCCTTCAACGGACAAACATGCAAAGGTTTGTTCCATTTTGCCAGGGCCATGCTCGCCAAAAAACCGCCCCGGAAAACCGAAATATACGTTAAATGACACAACCCCGGGGAATGCTGCAGTCAACTTTTTCTTCCGTGTCACATTTCCCCCCTGACCCAATATGCCACTACCGCCCGATCACCTGCATGCCTATCCGACCTGACAGCCAGATACCCCTGTTACCCATGAAAAAATTTGTCAACATTGTCTGAACACGCATTCATTCAAAGAAATATGCCGGGGGCATCGCGGCCTTCAATTGCCGAAGACAGGATTGGCGGTAAAACAACGGGAACAGGAGAAAAATGCGCTGCAAGAACAGGTGTCAAAGCTAGCACTTTTTTGAAATAGCCGATGACACCATGCCATTCCGGAATTACCCCGGCTGGCAGGAAATCAAACCGTACTGATGGTATTATATATACAAGTCAATGATCGCTGTGTACTTTTGAAAGGGAGCCCTGAAGAGCAAAACCATGATAAACTACCAGATCGCCGGTATGGAACCCCGGGACAGATCAGCAATCAGGAAGATATGTTGTGATACAGGGTACGTCGGTCAGGACATCAGGCCGTACATCGATGATGAGGAATTATTTGCTGATTTCTGGACTCTCTACTATACCGATTTCGAACCACAATCCACCTTTGTAGCCAGGGTTGGCGACCTGACCATAGGATACCTCAACGGATGCCTGAATACCCAGCGCTACAATCGCACACTGGCAGTGAGGATAATTCCCCGCCTTCTTTTCGGGGCAGCCCGGAAACAATATCACATCGGTAAAAAAACAAAAAAATATATACGGGACATGTTTTCGGGAATTTCTGCGGGAAACCCATACCCCCCGCTCGGGCTTTACCCCGCCCACCTGCATATAAATATCGACAGGGACTACAGGCGAAAAGGGATCGGGGAAGCATTGATGAACCGTTTTTTTACACACCTTCAGGCGCATGGTATAAAAGGAGTGCACCTGGGTACAACTTCATTGAACAGAAGCGCCGTGCCATTTTACGAAAAAATGGGATTCAAACTTTATTCCAGGGTGAAAAATGATTCCTTTGAAGGCCAGAAAGCTTTCTCCCTGACCTACGTCAAATCTTTTCATTGAATTTGAATCCGCCAAAAGCCATCGAGCTGCCCGGCGTCATTTGTTGTCGGTTACAACAGGTGCATCAGAAGGGTCAAAGATGAGCCGACAAAGGCAAATAAATTCACAATGCGTTCCCACAGGCCCACCTGCCTTCTCTCGGGTGCAGCCCCACCCTCTTTTTTATCGCTCTTTTCTTCTTCCTTTTCCACTTTCTTCGTCTGCAACAGAAATTGCACATTGCTGTTTATATTTCTTTCATCCATGAATGACCTGTAACCGTTGGCCAATTCCTCCATCCTGTCCACCTTGGCCTGGCCAAATCTCATCTCATCTATCCCCTCGATCAATCCTTTCTCGATCTCCACGATCCCACGATCATGAATTTCCTTGATGCCATCGGCTAGCAGACGCGGGGCATTTACCAGCTGATCCAGAGCTTCCGGAAGGTCGGCCAAATGATCATCCATCTCATTTTCAAGTCGGTTCAGATTGTGCCTGACCTGATCAAAATCAACCCGGTTCAGTTGATCCCGGACAGATTCCAAAGCATCCCCAAACTGTTCTTCCCTATCCGTTCTCCCATCATCGGTAGCCGGTGGAAGATCTTCATCCAATTTTTCTTCATCGCCATTGCCTGGTGGAAGATCCCCTTCTTCCGGCCCGGCATTTGCGGGATCGTCAACCGCATCCCCGGCTCCTCCATCCTCTACAAATATCTCTTCCGGCAAGCCGTCTGAATTCTGTTCATCATCACTATTTGCAGCAGCGTCCATGCCGGTTTTGTTATCTGCCGCTTCTGCAGCCCCCGATCCTTCCGGACCTGCAACAGCCATACCCGAAACAGAAGGCCCGGTCCCGGCTGTTTCAGCGGGCAATCCCTCGATCCCATCAAGCAAATCAGACCACCTGTCGGAAAAATCGGGATTTTCATCGGTAAGGTCTGGCCACTCATCAGGCCATTCATCGGGCAAGTCAGGCCATTCATCGGGCAAGTCAGGCCATTCATCGGGTAGATTGTCAATGACATCTTCCAATTCATCAGTTATATCCGGCAAATCCTGGATCCTGTCCAGCAACTCTTCAAGATCATCCCTGCTGGTATTGTCCAGCAGATCTTCAATGGCTTTTACCAGTTCTTCGTTATCTTCAAAGAATGTTTTCAACCCTTCCGTTATCTCCAGGGCCATGACCCGAAAACTCTCGAATTCCTCGATCATCACGTTCAGAGCATCATAAAGTTGCATCAATCCCGACCCGATCTGGGTCACGCCATCGAGCATCTGTACAAAATCATCTTCGAGGTCGATGTCCGGAATGGGCGGCATCTGGGGCATTATGGTCAAGGTGATGGGGTTAAGCTCGATATCTACAGCCTGCATATCAATTTCTATCTCTGCATCCGGCAAGGGAAAAGTCATGAATCCCAGATTTATCGTTTCACCTACCACCACCTGGGAACCGTTGGTTGCACGTATATCCGAAAACTTCTTGCTGTCAACGGTGCAGGTACCCTGAACGACCATGGGAACGCAATTCTCGTCTTCCCTGGCCACACGCCCACCCTCATAACTATCATAGTAGATCAATCCGTTTTCTTTCAGTTTGTTTTCAAGATTGATGATTATTTTCAGATGGCCGCTGCGGCCTGCCACCTCGGCGGCACTCAGCTCCTTTCCGTCGAGCCGGTAGGTGATTCCAATGTCCACGGGCAGTTCCTGCAAGGTGGTTCCCTCGTAGAATATATCACCTTCATCGAGGCTTTCCTGATCCCACACCACATGGTCATCATTCAGCATCGGAATTTTCTCCGATTTCATGTTATTGACGGAAGTGTAACGTCCGTAATCAACGATGTTATCCAGGGATCTGTTGTCCATATCGTAAATCCAATTTACCACCTTCAGATCGGCTACCGTCCCATCGGCATTCAACACCACATAAACGGTTTCATTTTTGCAGGCAGATGCCCCCGGCCCATCCCCAACGGCGATCTTCTGATCCACCTCTTCCGGTCTGGTGTCTGCCGCTATATCCCCGTTGATCTTGATCAGATCATGCCCCGGCATGAAAATCAGGGCCGACACCACCAGTGCCACCGAAACTGCAAGATAAGCAATCTTGGTCAAATGTTTTCTCATTTCGAAACTCCCTCCCAAGGGTTCTATTATTGGAATTTATCAATCCAAAGGCAAAACGGTCTCCTTTGCTTTGGTAATCATCGTGGGCCAGCCCTTTGTAGTCAACTGGAGCGGTTTTTCCATGATCAACATCATCGCGGGCAACCCAATAAATATGACGATCATGCTGATAATCGCACCTCTACCTATCATTTTGGTCATCTCTCCCGTCGTTTTGATACTGGCAATCAGGGAGATACCAAACGTGGCTCCAAACATGGTCAGAGCACTGGTCAAAATTGAACGCCCCGTATCCTCGATTGTCTGCCTCATCGCGTCTATCCTGCGGGAAAAATTGAAGATATTTTCCTGGTATCTCGAGGCAAACAGAATGGCATAATCTACAGTAGCACCCAGCTGGATCGCCCCTATGATCATCGGTGTCAGCGAGCTGACCTGCTGACCCTGCAAATAGGGAAAACTGACATTGATCCAGATGGCAATCTGAATCGCCAGAATGAGGATAAAGGGTATGGCGATAGATCTGAAGCTTATGGCAATGATCAGGAATATAAGAACCACCGAGATATAAAGTACATTGCGGGCATCGGTATCAACCAGTGAGGCCATGTCACGGGTCAATGCCGAATTCCCTGTAACATAATATTCATCATGCAATGTGGAAGCGTGACTCCGGATATCATCGATAGTGATGAACACATCAGTTTCATGATCGAATTTTTCCAAAAATATGAGAAAATAGCGATAATCTTCAGCCACAAAATTTTCGATCACATCCTCGGGGATGAACACCTCCGGTATAGCCATGTCCACCTGTTCTGAAATCCCCAGCACCGAATCAACGCCTTTGACCGTTTTGATCCTGTCCACCAGTTCTTTCTCCTTGACCCGCCCTTCGTTGCGGGTAATCAGATAGGCCATGTCCATGGCCCCGAAGCTGTCCATGATATCGTTTGTTGCCTGCACCGAGCGGGCATGAGCAGGCAGATAATTTTCATTGGAATAATAGTAATCAGCCTTGCT contains:
- a CDS encoding glycosyl hydrolase; its protein translation is MSTKINQILAKLTLEEKAALCSGINNWETTPIKRLEIPAVMVADGPHGLRKEVESAAVTNVFKDTVPATCFPPAVTLASTWDTDLAREVGNAIASESLDQGVSTVLGPGINIKRSPLCGRNFEYFSEDPYLTGELAAAYIQGVQENGIGTSLKHYAVNSQEYRRLTISAEVDERALREIYLKAFEIAVKKSQPYTIMCSYNLINGVHASDNRKLLGDILRKEWGFEGMVVSDWGAVNDRVKGIVAGLDLEMPSSNGILDREIIEAVRSGRLDVKDLDIVVGRILQFVFRCASTREKTATFKADYDKNHLLARKAAASGAVLLKNEDGILPFPDGADLAVIGQLARNPRYQGSGSSRINPRKLVSFCDHMDALNARFSYAPGYTLQGDGYDKKYIDDAVALARNKEYVLVFIGLTDEYESESFDRTHLEMPRGHNELVRKLCEVSDRVVVALNCGSPVNMPWLDRVAAVLNLYLGGEAGGEAAHDLLFGMVNPSGKLAETFPLRLEDGLSSGYFGMGPRRIEYRESIFVGYRDYDTGKKEVLFPFGYGLSYTNFSYANLELGADKINENDTLTVSFELKNTGKHDGAEVAQIYIRDTDSTVFKADKELKGFKKVFLKKGETRTATIDLDRDAFAFYNTKIGDWCVESGDYEILVGSSSRDIRLQATVKIDAVKKEMPDLRHITPFYYDFHGAVEVPLKQFEALIGREMPPDTPVKRGEVDFNSTIGDIGITIFGKIFKWAIHRFSTIVLPKDAEEFEKIMVRKGAMSLPLRSIFAMTDGAVTYDATRGLLVAFNGQTCKGLFHFARAMLAKKPPRKTEIYVK
- a CDS encoding GNAT family N-acetyltransferase — protein: MINYQIAGMEPRDRSAIRKICCDTGYVGQDIRPYIDDEELFADFWTLYYTDFEPQSTFVARVGDLTIGYLNGCLNTQRYNRTLAVRIIPRLLFGAARKQYHIGKKTKKYIRDMFSGISAGNPYPPLGLYPAHLHINIDRDYRRKGIGEALMNRFFTHLQAHGIKGVHLGTTSLNRSAVPFYEKMGFKLYSRVKNDSFEGQKAFSLTYVKSFH